One Dreissena polymorpha isolate Duluth1 chromosome 9, UMN_Dpol_1.0, whole genome shotgun sequence genomic window carries:
- the LOC127845952 gene encoding calbindin-like: MAKSYFDPKTPDIVIKSLFQKYDKDNSGFLDRKELSSLLEDDLGLTTRQVEVYFHLLDRDGNAKISPDELSDWLRSNERFKMVNEKSRFYAVCKAVDMLKKYDKDGSQYISFEELKASALFT; this comes from the exons ATGGCGAAGTCCTATTTTGACCCCAAAACACCAGATATCGTTATTAAGAGCCTTTTCCAAAAGTACGACAAGGACAACAGCGGCTTTCTTGACCGGAAGGAGCTTTCAAGTTTACTGGAAGACGACCTTGGCTTGACCACTCGCCAAGTGGAAGTGTATTTCCATCTATTGGACAGAGATGGCAATGCCAAAATCAGTCCCGACGAATTAAGCGACTGGCTCCGGAGCAACGAGCGATTTAAAATGGTGAACGAAAAGTCGCGTTTTTATGCGGTTTGCAAAGCAGTggatatgttaaaaaaatatgacaaagaTGGAAGTCAGTATATCAGTTTTGAAGAGTTGAAAG CTTCTGCTCTATTTACATGa